The Salvelinus sp. IW2-2015 linkage group LG8, ASM291031v2, whole genome shotgun sequence genome window below encodes:
- the LOC111967556 gene encoding polycomb group RING finger protein 1 isoform X1, giving the protein MAEQGPMAIAMRLRNQLQSVYKLDPLRNEEEVKLKIKDLNEHIVCYLCAGYFIDATTITECLHTFCKSCIVKYLQTSKYCPMCNIKIHETQPLLNLKLDRVMQDIVYKLVPGLQESEDKRIKEFYQSRGLERVVQPSGEDSIPDATGLPFTTFDHSKAHFYRYDEQVSLCLERQSLSLSGKKDKTKLTLQQKFVRCSVRAEVRHLRKVLCHRLNVEKHQVQMFFNNEFLPDHMTMKRLWLSHWFGKAQPLVLHYTIKDKRTR; this is encoded by the exons ATGGCGGAGCAAGGGCCRATGGCGATAGCTATGCGGCTAAGAAATCAACTCCAGTCCGTATATAAGCTCGACCCTTTACGAAATGAG GAGGAAGTCAAGTTGAAGATCAAAGACCTGAACGAGCACATAGTGTGCTATCTCTGTGCTGGGTACTTCATCGATGCCACAACTATTACAGAGTGTCTGCATACAT TCTGTAAAAGTTGTATTGTGAAATACCTCCAAACCAGCAAGTATTGTCCAATGTGCAACATAAAGATCCACGAAACACAGCCTTTATTGAACCTGAAATTGGATAGAGTGATGCAAGACATTGTCTACAAACTGGTTCCAGGACTTCAAGAAA GTGAGGACAAGCGAATAAAAGAATTCTATCAGTCGCGTGGGCTTGAGAGAGTTGTCCAACCCTCTGGAGAAG ACTCCATACCAGATGCTACAGGATTACCTTTCACCACCTTTGACCATTCCAAGGCCCACTTTTACAGATACGACGAGCAGGTCTCGCTTTGTCTAGAGAGGCAAAG TTTATCTCTGTCTGGAAAAAAAGACAAGACCAAACTGACTCTTCAG CAGAAGTTTGTGCGCTGCTCGGTCCGAGCCGAGGTGAGACACCTGCGTAAAGTGCTGTGTCATCGACTGAATGTGGAGAAGCACCAG GTCCAGATGTTTTTCAATAATGAGTTCCTTCCAGATCACATGACCATGAAACGGCTGTGGCTCTCTCACTGGTTTGGCAAG GCTCAACCGTTGGTCCTTCACTACACGATCAAGGACAAAAGGACAAGAtag
- the LOC111967556 gene encoding polycomb group RING finger protein 1 isoform X2, translating to MAEQGPMAIAMRLRNQLQSVYKLDPLRNEEEVKLKIKDLNEHIVCYLCAGYFIDATTITECLHTFCKSCIVKYLQTSKYCPMCNIKIHETQPLLNLKLDRVMQDIVYKLVPGLQESEDKRIKEFYQSRGLERVVQPSGEDSIPDATGLPFTTFDHSKAHFYRYDEQVSLCLERQSLSLSGKKDKTKLTLQKFVRCSVRAEVRHLRKVLCHRLNVEKHQVQMFFNNEFLPDHMTMKRLWLSHWFGKAQPLVLHYTIKDKRTR from the exons ATGGCGGAGCAAGGGCCRATGGCGATAGCTATGCGGCTAAGAAATCAACTCCAGTCCGTATATAAGCTCGACCCTTTACGAAATGAG GAGGAAGTCAAGTTGAAGATCAAAGACCTGAACGAGCACATAGTGTGCTATCTCTGTGCTGGGTACTTCATCGATGCCACAACTATTACAGAGTGTCTGCATACAT TCTGTAAAAGTTGTATTGTGAAATACCTCCAAACCAGCAAGTATTGTCCAATGTGCAACATAAAGATCCACGAAACACAGCCTTTATTGAACCTGAAATTGGATAGAGTGATGCAAGACATTGTCTACAAACTGGTTCCAGGACTTCAAGAAA GTGAGGACAAGCGAATAAAAGAATTCTATCAGTCGCGTGGGCTTGAGAGAGTTGTCCAACCCTCTGGAGAAG ACTCCATACCAGATGCTACAGGATTACCTTTCACCACCTTTGACCATTCCAAGGCCCACTTTTACAGATACGACGAGCAGGTCTCGCTTTGTCTAGAGAGGCAAAG TTTATCTCTGTCTGGAAAAAAAGACAAGACCAAACTGACTCTTCAG AAGTTTGTGCGCTGCTCGGTCCGAGCCGAGGTGAGACACCTGCGTAAAGTGCTGTGTCATCGACTGAATGTGGAGAAGCACCAG GTCCAGATGTTTTTCAATAATGAGTTCCTTCCAGATCACATGACCATGAAACGGCTGTGGCTCTCTCACTGGTTTGGCAAG GCTCAACCGTTGGTCCTTCACTACACGATCAAGGACAAAAGGACAAGAtag
- the LOC111967556 gene encoding polycomb group RING finger protein 1 isoform X3 yields MAEQGPMAIAMRLRNQLQSVYKLDPLRNEEVKLKIKDLNEHIVCYLCAGYFIDATTITECLHTFCKSCIVKYLQTSKYCPMCNIKIHETQPLLNLKLDRVMQDIVYKLVPGLQESEDKRIKEFYQSRGLERVVQPSGEDSIPDATGLPFTTFDHSKAHFYRYDEQVSLCLERQSLSLSGKKDKTKLTLQQKFVRCSVRAEVRHLRKVLCHRLNVEKHQVQMFFNNEFLPDHMTMKRLWLSHWFGKAQPLVLHYTIKDKRTR; encoded by the exons ATGGCGGAGCAAGGGCCRATGGCGATAGCTATGCGGCTAAGAAATCAACTCCAGTCCGTATATAAGCTCGACCCTTTACGAAATGAG GAAGTCAAGTTGAAGATCAAAGACCTGAACGAGCACATAGTGTGCTATCTCTGTGCTGGGTACTTCATCGATGCCACAACTATTACAGAGTGTCTGCATACAT TCTGTAAAAGTTGTATTGTGAAATACCTCCAAACCAGCAAGTATTGTCCAATGTGCAACATAAAGATCCACGAAACACAGCCTTTATTGAACCTGAAATTGGATAGAGTGATGCAAGACATTGTCTACAAACTGGTTCCAGGACTTCAAGAAA GTGAGGACAAGCGAATAAAAGAATTCTATCAGTCGCGTGGGCTTGAGAGAGTTGTCCAACCCTCTGGAGAAG ACTCCATACCAGATGCTACAGGATTACCTTTCACCACCTTTGACCATTCCAAGGCCCACTTTTACAGATACGACGAGCAGGTCTCGCTTTGTCTAGAGAGGCAAAG TTTATCTCTGTCTGGAAAAAAAGACAAGACCAAACTGACTCTTCAG CAGAAGTTTGTGCGCTGCTCGGTCCGAGCCGAGGTGAGACACCTGCGTAAAGTGCTGTGTCATCGACTGAATGTGGAGAAGCACCAG GTCCAGATGTTTTTCAATAATGAGTTCCTTCCAGATCACATGACCATGAAACGGCTGTGGCTCTCTCACTGGTTTGGCAAG GCTCAACCGTTGGTCCTTCACTACACGATCAAGGACAAAAGGACAAGAtag